TAATCTTTATTCAGTTTAAAATTATTTCCAAATAGAACAAAATACTTGACAAATGTAATGGACAGCATTACAATAAGTAGAAAACAATTCGATATAGAAATAAATTGGAGTAGTATGAGAGACAATCATCTAATAGCCCACCATATTCGTTTGTTGAATGGGCGGATTTTTCAAAAGTTACTGAGCCAAGATCCAGAAGCGCTTTATCGGAGTGAGCAGGGCAAGATTCTCGCTGTTTTATGGAAGAGTGAAACGGGTTGCGCTACGGCGACAGATATTGCACTGGTGACGGGATTGGCCAATAATACGCTAACAACTATGCTGAAAAAGTTGGAAGAGCAGGGATTGGTGACCTTTAATCAGTGTGGTTCAGACAAGCGAAAGAAGTATGTCAAGTTGACAGAGCAAGGTTGGGCACAGAAAGAAGTTGGTCATCGTGTCAGTCAAAAACTGGATGCTATTTTTTATAAAGGCTTCTCAGAGGAAGAAATTCGTCAGTTTGAAAGTTATCAGGAACGTATTTTAGCGAACCTTAAAGAAAAAGAGGAATGAATTTTGTCAAAACAAGTTGAAAATGCACATAATCTATACATTCATGCCATTCAAGATGGGCGTGTGGTCGAGGCTCAAGCTCAGTCTGTAGGGGATACCTACATTCAACATTCGACAGGTATGCCAGATGGGAAAGAAGGTTTCGCGGCTTTTTTTGCAGATTTCTTTGAGCGCCATCCAGAGCGTGAGATGAAAATTGTTCGCACCATTGAAGACGGCAATCTAGTCTTCGTCCATGTCCATCAATATCTGAATGGAGGAGAAGCGCAATGGGTGACGACTGATACTTTCCGTGCGGATGAGAATGGTCGTATCGTGGAGCATTGGGATGTCATTGACTACTATCGCACTCCTGAAAACGGACAGTTAGACCAGATTTTTGGAGATTTTGAAATCACGGATTTGGACAAGACAGTAGAAAATAAAAAAACCGTTCGTCGTTTTTTGACAGAAATTTTCCAAAACGGCGAGCTAGAGCAGTGGAGTGATTATGTGGCAGAAGATTTGATTCAGCATAATCATGAGATTGGCCAAGGAAGTCAGGCTTATAAAAACTATGTTGCAGAGCATGGAGTTTCTTTTGACTTTGTTTTCCAGCTTTTGGGGCAAGGAAACTATGTGGTTAGCTATGGGCAGATTCAGATTGATGGGGTGGCTTATGCCCAGTATGACATCTTCCGTTTAGAGAATGGATTGATTGTAGAGTATTGGGACAATAAAGAAGTCATGCCTAAGGTAGAAGATTTGATCAATCGAGGAAAGTTTTAAAATGGGGATAAACAATGATTGAATACAAAAATGTAGCGCTAGGTTATACTGAAAAAGATGTCTTGAGAGATGTCAACTTACAGATTGAGGATGGAGAGTTCATGGTTTTAGTGGGACCTTCTGGTTCCGGTAAGACAACTATGCTCAAGATGATCAACCGTCTTTTAGAACCTACGGATGGCGATATTTACATGGATGGCAAGCGCATCAAAGATTATAATGAGCGTGAGCTTCGTCTTTCTACTGGTTATGTTTTACAGGCCATTGCTCTCTTTCCCAATCTAACAGTTGCGGAAAATATTGCTCTCATTCCTGAGATGAAAGGTTGGAGCAAGGAAGAGATTGCTAAGAAAACAGAAGAGCTCTTGAAAAAAGTCGGCTTGCCAGCAGCTGACTATGCTCATCGACTACCGAGTGAGTTGTCAGGTGGGGAACAGCAGCGTGTTGGTATTGTCCGTGCCATGATTGGTCAGCCCAAGATTCTTCTAATGGACGAGCCTTTCTCAGCCTTGGATGCTATTTCAAGAAAACAATTGCAGACTTTAATCAAGCAATTGCATAGTGAGTTTGGGATGACGACTATTTTTGTGACCCACGATACGGACGAAGCTTTGAAATTAGGTGATCGGATTGCTGTTTTACAGGACGGGGAGATTCGTCAAGTGGCGACACCTGAGGAAATCCTATCTGCACCTGCAACCAGCTTCATAGCAGATTTATTTGGAGGTGTTCAGCATGGCTAATTTGATTTCTACCTTTCAGGAGCGCTTTGGCGAATGGTTGGCAGCCTTAGGGCAACACCTCCAGCTGTCTCTTCTAACCTTACTAGTGGCCATCTTCTTGACCATTCCGCTCGCCATCTATCTTCATAGTCATAAAAAGACAGCCAATTGGGTGCTGCAAATTGCGGGAATCTTTCAAACCATTCCTTCAATGGCCTTGCTGGGACTCTTTATTCCTCTCATGGGGATTGGTACACTGCCGGCATTGACGGCTCTGGTGATATACGCTATTTTCCCGATTTTAGAAAATACTGTCACGGCTTTGAATGGGATTGATCCGAGTCTTGAGGAAGCAGGAATCGCCTTTGGGATGACCAAGTGGGAGCGACTCAAAAAGTTTGAACTGCCTCTAGCAATGCCCGTCATTGTATCAGGAGTTCGGACGGCAACGGTAATGATTATCGGGACAGCGACTCTGGCAGCCTTGGTGGGAGCTGGTGGATTAGGTTCTTTTATCCTTCTAGGAATTGATCGTCGCAATGCCAGTCTAATCTTGATTGGAGCAATTTCATCCGCAGTTTTGGCTATTCTTTTCAACAGTCTCCTTAAATGGATGGAAAAGGCTAAGCTTCGGACAGTATTTACAGCTTTTGCGGTCTTAATCCTCGGACTAGGCGCTTCTTACACACCAAGTTTGCTACCGAAACAAAGCAAGGATAATCTGGTCATTGCTGGGAAATTGGGTCCAGAGCCAGAGATTCTCATGAATATGTATAAACTCCTCATCGAGGAAAATACGGATATGACTGTGACAGTCAAACCAAACTTTGGTAAGACAGACTTCCTTTATCAAGCTCTGAAAAAAGGTGATATTGATATCTATCCTGAGTTTACTGGTACGATTACTGGAACTCTCTTGCAGCCTGCTCCAAAGGTCAGCAATGATGCTGAAGAAGTTTTTGAAGCAGCGCGTGATGGCATTAAGAAACAGGACAATCTAGTCTTGCTCAATCATATGGCCTATCATAATACATATGCCATTGCAGTTCCAAAGACTATCGCCAAAGAATATAATCTTAAAACGATTTCTGACCTTAAGGCAGTCCAAGACAAGCTAAAAGCGGGTTTTACCCTAGAGTTTAACGACCGTGAAGATGGAAACAAGGGCTTGCAATCTCTATATGGTCTTAATCTTAATGTAGCGACCATGGAGCCAGCCCTTCGCTACCAGGCTATCCAGTCGGGTGATATTCAAATCACGGATGCCTATTCGACCGATGCAGAGCTGGCGCGATATGATTTACAAGTTCTAGAAGACGATAAGCACCTTTTCCCTCCTTATCAAGGGGCCCCTCTCATGAAAGCTGAATTGCTCGAAAAACACCCTGAATTGGAAGGGATTCTCAATAAACTAGCTGGTAAAATTACGGAAAGCCAGATGAGCCAAATGAATTATCAAGTTGGCATTGAAGGCAAAAAGGCCGAAAATGTCGCGCGTGACTTTCTAGTCAAGGAAGGACTTTTGAAAAAATAAGAAATAAAAGTTAGACTCGTAAGGTCTAGCTTTTTTACTTATTGTAGAATAGATAGACTGCAGATTGAAGAAGGATCATCAGCAATCTTCATCCTTTTTTGGTATAATAAAGTATCAATTCATGGAGGTGGTTCGATGGCATCTAGTCAAGAATATTTGGATTTTATCCTAAAGCAGCTGCAAGGCTTAGGCCAAGAAATTAGCTTTCGAAAGATGATGGGAGAGTATTTGATCTATTATCGAGGGCGCTTATTTGGCGGGCTTTATGACAATCGCTTGCTGCTCAAGCCAGTCCAGCCAGCTCTGGATTTTTTGAAAATCCGGTTTATGAGTCTCCTTATCCAGGCGCAAAACCAATGCTTCATATAAAAGAAGTAGAAGATGCTGCCTTTCTCTGTAGTCTGATTAAAGCTGTCTATCCTGCCTTACCAGCACCTAAAAAGAAAAAATAGTCTTTCTGTTTTAATGGATATTTATAAATTTTCCGTTATAATAGACATTTTAAGAATTTTCCGTTATAGTGGACTTAAAGGAGGTTTGCTATGCTTTATATTGCTCTTATTGGAGACTTAATAGAATCCAAACAGCTGAAAAATCGTAAGCAGGCTCAGAAGGACCTGCAGGACATGATGGCAGTGCTAAATCAGGATTATCAGGATTATCTGGTGTCACCTTTCACGGTAACGACTGGAGATGAGTTTCAGGCTTTGCTGCGACCTAATCCAGAGATTATGCAGCTCCTTGATCAGATTGCCTTGGGCTTTCCTCACCCAATTCGCTTCGGGCTTGGGCTGGGGGAGATTGTGACGGACATCAATCGGGAGCAGAGTATTGGTGCGGACGGACCGGCCTACTGGAGGGCACGCGCAGCCATTGAGGCTATTCACGAGAAGAACGACTACGGCAGCAGCCGTATAGCTGTATCCTTGGGCGATGAGGAGCTCAGTCAGGCGGTTAATACGGTGCTAGCGGCTGCGTCCTTTATCCAGAGCAAGTGGAATGCTAGCCAGAGAGAGGTGCTGGAGCGGATGCTCATGGAATACATTTATGATGAAAATTTTTCTCACGGAGAAATAGCAGAGTTGCTGCAGATTAGTCCAAGTGCGCTTAGTAAGCGGCTGAAGTCATCTGGTTTAAAGGTCTATCTGAGAAATCGCCGTTTAGCTATGAAAATGATTTTACAGGCAGCAAAGGAGGCTGAACAATGACAAATTTCATGGGATTTTCAGAATTTTTCATGCAGAATTCGATTCTTGTTTTGACTTTGCTGGCTCATGTGCTAGCTGATTTTCAGCTGCAAAGTTAGAAGATGGCTGATCTCAAAAGCCGGCGGTTAAATTTTTTGATTCTCAACTTGGGAATCGTTCTCTTGCCTCTGTTGCTCTTGGGGATCATTTTACCTAAGCATCTGCTATATTTCGGCTTGGTCTGGCTCAGCCATGCGCTTATTGATTTCTTGAAGTATAGGTTGAATTCTTTAATTGTCCGTCACCATTCTAAAAAGTCTGCCTTTTTACTGGATCAGCTCTTGCATCTGATGAGCATTTTTGCTCTTTATTTTCTCTTAGGGCAGCAGCAAATTCCAGCTCCTAATTGGCTGTCTGAGCGCTATCTCATGCTGCAGGCTCTCTTTTTCTTCGCCCTTACTGGTAAGCCAGTCAATATCCTCTTTAAACTTTTCTTCAGCAAGTATCAGGCAGGGGAAGACAGTGGAGAGACTATTGCGGGGGCTGGTGCTATGATTGGGATTTTGGAGCGCTTGATTATGGGACTTTCCCTTATTTTCGGACAATTTACAGCGATTGGATTGGTCTTCACAGCCAAATCTATCGCTCGCTATAATAAAATTTCTGAAAGCCAGTCCTTTGCAGAATACTATCTGATTGGCTCACTCTTTAGCATGATCAGTGTTTTACTGACTTATGGCTTGCTTTATTGGTAATAAAAACTGAGGCTGGGATATAATTCTCAGTCTTTACTTTGATTCTTATTTTCTATAAAGAAAGGAGAAGGCACATGGCCAAAAACCTAGAAGATATGTCTTTAGAAGAATTATGGCAACTATTCCCGATTTTCTTAGAGGAGCACAATAAGGACTGGACAGCTTGGTATACGGAGGAAAGCAGAAGAATACAAAGTTTTTTGCCAGCAAATCAGTTGTATAAAATGCATCATATTGGTTCTACATCTATTGAGGGGATATGGGCTAAGCCGATTATTGATATTCTTTTAGAAATTCCTCGAAGTGAAGATATGGAGAGCATTAAGAGCGAATTGCTGGAGCATGGCTACCTGCTTATGTCAGAGTCAGAAGGCCGCATGTCTTTTAACAAGGGCTATACGCTGCAAGGCTTTGCTGAACGAGTTTTCCACTTGCATCTTCGCTACTACGGAGACCATGATGAACTCTATTTTCGAGACTATCTGAAAGACCATCCAGCTGTCGCCAAAGACTACGAGCAGTTGAAATTAATCTTATGGAAAAACTACGAGCACAATCGTGATGCTTATACGGCTGCTAAAACGGATTTCATTAGACAGTACACTCAAAAGGCCCACAAGCTTTATGAGGGAAGGTATGACGACAAGCTCGCATAAGCTGGAACTCCCGCAAATCAATCACGTTTTGTTTTAAATAGAACAAAATCGCGCAGCAGCTGGATAAATTCGTTATAAAACATATTCGTGATAATATAATTCGGTTTAAATGATATGATGTGATTTAAATTGAATACAATTCCTTTATTTGTCTACAAATAACAGAAATGTTATAATACTAATCTATACAAGATAGGAGGTGGAAAATGAATAAACGATCTATCATTGCACTCTCAACTTTTCTGTTTGTTGTTCTTGTTACTTTATTTCTAGTGTCCAAGCTACAAACAAGAGAGTTAAATAGTAGGGACTATATTCAATCAAGGACTCCGACATTATTTTTCCATGGTTATGGCTCAAGTGCTAATGCTGAAAAGCATATGGTAGAGGCAGCTAGGCAAGCTGGAGTTACTCAAACCATCATCACAGCTACAGTTGATAGTCATGCTCAAGTAACCTTTAAAGGAGATATACCAAAAGATGCTATCAATCCAATTGTCATGGTTGAGTTCGAGGACAATCGAAATGCTAATTATGCCCAAGACGGAGAATATGCAGCAGCAGTTGTTCGAAAGTTGCAAGCAAAATATGCTTTCAAAAAGATGAATTTTGTCTCGCATTCTATGGGAAATATGTCTATTTTATTTTACCTATTAGAGCACGCTCAGAATGAAGAGTTTCCAAAGTTACAAAAGCAGGTAAATATCGCCAATCATGTCAATGGTTTGGAGGGGATGGATCTGCCAGCTAATTTGACCATTCTAGACAACCATACAGGGCAGCCTAGCGCCATGAGTAATAGCTATCAAAAACTTCTGGGCTTGCGCGAAATTTATCCGCAAGATCAAGTGGATGTTCTCAATATCTATGGAGATTTTAAAAATCAATCAGATGGTTCTGTTTTAAACGTTTCTTCTCGCAGTCTCAAGTATCTTGTAATCGACAATGCTAAGTCCTATCAGGAAAAGAGAGTGACTGGCCCTCTAGCTCAGCATAGCCAGCTGCATGAAAATCCAGAAGTAGATAGATTATTGATTGATTTTCTTTGGGGCAAATGATTTTAAGAAATGCAGGCTATTCTCTGTCTATAAGAAAACTTTAAGCATTTTATACTATTTTGTTCTATGGAAAGTTTTCCTTTCCTAATTTAGTATGACAGCGCAATCCGCTGATTATAATCAAAGCTTCTCTAAAACCTTATTGTTTAGAGATAGATTGAGGAGTAAAATGAAATTTAAGAAAACATTACTGACAGCAGGAGCTCTAGTAGCTACTCTCTTTACTGTATCCACCGCAGCTGCTGATACAAACGTTCAAAAAGTCATTGACGAAACCTATGTTCAGCCTGAGTATGTCTTGGGCTATTCCTTGGATGACAGTCAAAAAGAGCAAACACTTCAGCTCTTAGGCTACAATGCATCGAGTGATTCTAAACCTCTGAAAACAATGACACCTGATGTCTATTCAAAGATTATGAATGTAGCAAATGATCCTAGTTTGCAGCTGTATTCTTCTGTTAAGATTAAGAAGTTGGGCAACAAGAAGCCGCTTCAAGTCAAGATTGTTACGCCGCAAAACATCACCAAGGTTACAGAGGATATGTATCGCAATGCAGCAGTCACCTTGGGAGTACAGCATGCAGAAATTACAGTAGCAGCACCTATCCCTGTGACTGGAGAAAGTGCCCTAGCTGGTATTTATTACTCGCTGGAGGAAAATGGAGCTAGTGTTCCTCAGGAAAATAAAGACTTGGCTCAGGAAGAATTAGCCGCACTTTCAAATATCAATGCTGAAAACCAAGGTAAGGAAGGCTACGATGCCGATAAGCTGAATGTGGCACTGACAGATATTAAAACAGCTGTTGCTAATGCTAAAAAGAATAACAGCAATTTGACCGAAGCTGATGTCCGTAAAATCGTTGAAGAAACACTGAAAAATTACGGTCTCAGCAGTTCAGTCACAGCTGACCAAATTAATCTAATTATTAACTTTGCAGTAAATCTTTCAAATAGTGGAGTCATCACAAATTCTGATTTCACAAAGACGCTCACCGACTTAAAAAACAGTATTGTTTCAAAGGCTGGCGACACATTCAATAATATCAATCTTAACTTTGATGCAAACGGACTTCTTGAAGATGGCGGTAATTTCTTTAGCAATATCTGGAATGCAATCGTCAATTTCTTTAAGGGCCTGCTAGGTCAATAAGACTGTCTTTAAAAATATAACAAAAAACCAGCTAGATTCTAGCTGGTTTTTGCATAGTTCTTATTCCCACTCAACGGTTGCAGACTCCTTGAGAATTGCTATATAATAGGCTTTTTAAGGAGTTAGTGATTCTTTGGTGGGGTTTTTGGTGGGAATGTTATTTTGAAATTGATTGGTTCCCGTTGAAATGTACTAAGCTAGAAGATGGGAAAGAAACATTAATAATTCCTACCATTTCATTAGTGATAACTTCATCAGCGCCATCCCATAGATGTGAGTAATGTTTCAATGTGATTTCAGGAGAAGAGTGTCCTAAACGTTTTGATAGAATAAGTACAGTAGCATTTAATTCATTAATTAGTAGCGAAGCATGACTGTGTCTGAGACCTTTCGCTTGGATAGGCTTTACGTGAGCAATCTTGGCGTACCTTTTAATAATCCTTGAGATTGTAGATTTCAACATAGGTAAGCCATCGTATGAAAAGATAAAATCATTCTCGTGTCCTAGTCCAATCTTTTTTTGAGCTTTACGCCATTTTTTTAACACATCAATAGTATCTTTATCTAAACTAATCATCCTTTTGCCGTCTTTAGTTTTCGAATGGGAATTACGAGTCCATTCTTTTTTGTTTTTAACAATAAGCATATGATGAACTCGTAGGCGTTGCTTATCAAAGTCAATATCATTCCATTGAAGGGCACAACCTTCATTTACACGTACGCCAGTCATGAAATATACCCAAATCATCACGAAGTTTAAATGTTCATATACATCTTCAATGTAAATTTGTGAAATAACAGCTTCAAATTCGCTCTTAGTCCAATATGGGACATTACTTTTCCCTTTAGGAATTGCATTAGATTGCTTAGAAATGTTTTTTTCCACATATCCCATTTGCAAAGCATAGTCCAATGATTTCCTAAACATGCCAAAGATGAGGCTAGCATATCCTTGTGAATATCCGGCACCATCCTCATCTTGACTAGTCAGTAACCATGTTCGAAACATCTGGACTTGTTCGAGTGTAATCGAACGAAGTGTAGTGTCACCAAAACGATCACAAAGCTGTAAAAGATTTTTCTCTCGAACTGAAAATGTGCTGTGCTCAACTGTTGTTCTATAATATGGAATATAATGTTCTTCCATAAATTGTCGATATTTCATCCGGTAGTTAGAATAACCTTGAGATTGTTGATAATCATGTTTCAGCCGAGTTAATTCCTTATATGCTTCTGAAGCTGAATTAAATGGATTTCCGTGTTGATCTTTCCTTGATTTCTTTCGTACACGTTTCCCGGTTACTCTATCTATACCAAATTCGGTTTGAATAAAAAATTTTCCGTCTTTGTCAGTATAGACTCCTGGAAATTTAGTTCTCTGTTGATTTTTTGGCATTATTCCTCCTTGTGAAGTGAAACACCCAAAATTTCTTCAACAGCAACGATTGGGACATGCCCTAAACGTCGATTATTATAAAAGGCATATCCCTTTTGTACCATAATTTGCTTAGCTTGTCTAATAATTGAAATGGCAGTATAGGGATTGTAACCCATTTTAATTAAATCTTCTTTGTTCATTGTTTGTTTCATAATTAATAATCCTCTTGAAATTTCTAAATTTTATTGCGATAATAGAAGTAGGTAATAGATATTATTACTAGTATATTTTGAGTTTGTTTCTGACACCGACCAAAGTTTAGAAACAAGCTCTTTTTTTGTTCTAAAAAATTTACACATATCTATTTCCTTTCTCAAATATTAAACTCAAACTGTTTACATATAAATATATGTTAGTTGTTGTATCAAGGTTTACAGCCATAAATATAAAAAAGTTATTATTTAATTTGCGTTATTTTTTATTGATATCTAAATCTTTATCAGGAAATTCTTTTAAAACATGATTTCTAATTTTATTTTTTTGATTTCGAGTATTAGATTTTATAATTTCGTCGAAAATATTATTCCTATAACCTAATGGATAATCTTTTAAAACGTGTTTATATGTATGAGCCGATGTAGTATCCTTATGACATCCTAACCCTTTTTCCCTAGCAACTTCTAGTGATTCATAAAATAGTTTAAATATATCTCGAACGTGCCAAGTAATCATTAATCCAGTCTCGTTTTTTTCAGAATAATCTTCTTCGCTATTTTGGAAGGATTCTATTATTGTTCTTTTGGTTCTAGCTTTATTTTTGAAAGGACTAATATTCGTCAATGCTATAATTTCTTCATCTAACACCAAAGGAGACAAAGTTCTAAGAGAATGGTTATTTACTTGATTAAAAAGTGCTTTAATATAATTTTTAGGACCGTGTTTGTTATATACATCTTGAATCACTTTTTTAGTTTTAATACTTGATTCTTCAATTAACTTTATGTACACATTTATTGTTGAATGAAGTTTTGTTTCCAAATATTCTATCAATTGTGCATCATTCAGCAAATCTAAGGAATTGGTTCCCAAAAATTTTTCTATTTTATTTTTCTTTAATACTAGTTCAAATCTTTGGACATTAATATTATCTAGTTTTGAACCATTTCTTCTGATTTGTCCTTTTCTTTTTGCTTTTTCAATTTTATCGTAAGTAACAGTTAATTCTTCATTACTAATCTTACAACTCAAAATTGGATAGTCATAGTTGTTCTTTTTACTTTTCTCATTTCCAAAATTAGGAGGGTTTCCTGATGAAAGACATTTGTGTAGAAAACTTCTGAGCTGTAGGTTTGGAGTTTTATCAAAGGCAATAGTATAAGCAAGTTCAATTTCGAGAAAGAGGGCAGTCGAGTATGTAATGATAATACCGTAATTATTTTTAATAAAATCGATTGCGTTTGCTAATCTATTTTTAATCCCCTCAATACCAACCGTTTCGAAATTTAAACCTCCGTGAATTAATTCAATGTAACAGTAGGGTGTTTTAAAATCTGATGTATCAAAAGAAATAGTGATTTTCCCAAAAAATTCTGATTTAATATCTAAACCAAGTAACTCTCCATCTATAGAGGTTTTTAGATTACATGAACTGTCCTGCTTTAAATTCTTAATTTCTACACGCTCTACAGAAAAATCCTGTAGGGATACTTTACATTTATCTATTCCAGCAAAACAAGACTTTGATGAGAGAACCTCTAATATACTATTTTCATTATTGATTT
This genomic window from Streptococcus cristatus AS 1.3089 contains:
- a CDS encoding tyrosine-type recombinase/integrase, coding for MPKNQQRTKFPGVYTDKDGKFFIQTEFGIDRVTGKRVRKKSRKDQHGNPFNSASEAYKELTRLKHDYQQSQGYSNYRMKYRQFMEEHYIPYYRTTVEHSTFSVREKNLLQLCDRFGDTTLRSITLEQVQMFRTWLLTSQDEDGAGYSQGYASLIFGMFRKSLDYALQMGYVEKNISKQSNAIPKGKSNVPYWTKSEFEAVISQIYIEDVYEHLNFVMIWVYFMTGVRVNEGCALQWNDIDFDKQRLRVHHMLIVKNKKEWTRNSHSKTKDGKRMISLDKDTIDVLKKWRKAQKKIGLGHENDFIFSYDGLPMLKSTISRIIKRYAKIAHVKPIQAKGLRHSHASLLINELNATVLILSKRLGHSSPEITLKHYSHLWDGADEVITNEMVGIINVSFPSSSLVHFNGNQSISK
- a CDS encoding ABC transporter ATP-binding protein, yielding MIEYKNVALGYTEKDVLRDVNLQIEDGEFMVLVGPSGSGKTTMLKMINRLLEPTDGDIYMDGKRIKDYNERELRLSTGYVLQAIALFPNLTVAENIALIPEMKGWSKEEIAKKTEELLKKVGLPAADYAHRLPSELSGGEQQRVGIVRAMIGQPKILLMDEPFSALDAISRKQLQTLIKQLHSEFGMTTIFVTHDTDEALKLGDRIAVLQDGEIRQVATPEEILSAPATSFIADLFGGVQHG
- a CDS encoding alpha/beta hydrolase; this encodes MNKRSIIALSTFLFVVLVTLFLVSKLQTRELNSRDYIQSRTPTLFFHGYGSSANAEKHMVEAARQAGVTQTIITATVDSHAQVTFKGDIPKDAINPIVMVEFEDNRNANYAQDGEYAAAVVRKLQAKYAFKKMNFVSHSMGNMSILFYLLEHAQNEEFPKLQKQVNIANHVNGLEGMDLPANLTILDNHTGQPSAMSNSYQKLLGLREIYPQDQVDVLNIYGDFKNQSDGSVLNVSSRSLKYLVIDNAKSYQEKRVTGPLAQHSQLHENPEVDRLLIDFLWGK
- a CDS encoding DUF1002 domain-containing protein, encoding MKFKKTLLTAGALVATLFTVSTAAADTNVQKVIDETYVQPEYVLGYSLDDSQKEQTLQLLGYNASSDSKPLKTMTPDVYSKIMNVANDPSLQLYSSVKIKKLGNKKPLQVKIVTPQNITKVTEDMYRNAAVTLGVQHAEITVAAPIPVTGESALAGIYYSLEENGASVPQENKDLAQEELAALSNINAENQGKEGYDADKLNVALTDIKTAVANAKKNNSNLTEADVRKIVEETLKNYGLSSSVTADQINLIINFAVNLSNSGVITNSDFTKTLTDLKNSIVSKAGDTFNNINLNFDANGLLEDGGNFFSNIWNAIVNFFKGLLGQ
- a CDS encoding DUF3173 domain-containing protein — translated: MKQTMNKEDLIKMGYNPYTAISIIRQAKQIMVQKGYAFYNNRRLGHVPIVAVEEILGVSLHKEE
- a CDS encoding GrpB family protein: MAKNLEDMSLEELWQLFPIFLEEHNKDWTAWYTEESRRIQSFLPANQLYKMHHIGSTSIEGIWAKPIIDILLEIPRSEDMESIKSELLEHGYLLMSESEGRMSFNKGYTLQGFAERVFHLHLRYYGDHDELYFRDYLKDHPAVAKDYEQLKLILWKNYEHNRDAYTAAKTDFIRQYTQKAHKLYEGRYDDKLA
- a CDS encoding nuclear transport factor 2 family protein gives rise to the protein MSKQVENAHNLYIHAIQDGRVVEAQAQSVGDTYIQHSTGMPDGKEGFAAFFADFFERHPEREMKIVRTIEDGNLVFVHVHQYLNGGEAQWVTTDTFRADENGRIVEHWDVIDYYRTPENGQLDQIFGDFEITDLDKTVENKKTVRRFLTEIFQNGELEQWSDYVAEDLIQHNHEIGQGSQAYKNYVAEHGVSFDFVFQLLGQGNYVVSYGQIQIDGVAYAQYDIFRLENGLIVEYWDNKEVMPKVEDLINRGKF
- a CDS encoding ABC transporter permease/substrate-binding protein → MANLISTFQERFGEWLAALGQHLQLSLLTLLVAIFLTIPLAIYLHSHKKTANWVLQIAGIFQTIPSMALLGLFIPLMGIGTLPALTALVIYAIFPILENTVTALNGIDPSLEEAGIAFGMTKWERLKKFELPLAMPVIVSGVRTATVMIIGTATLAALVGAGGLGSFILLGIDRRNASLILIGAISSAVLAILFNSLLKWMEKAKLRTVFTAFAVLILGLGASYTPSLLPKQSKDNLVIAGKLGPEPEILMNMYKLLIEENTDMTVTVKPNFGKTDFLYQALKKGDIDIYPEFTGTITGTLLQPAPKVSNDAEEVFEAARDGIKKQDNLVLLNHMAYHNTYAIAVPKTIAKEYNLKTISDLKAVQDKLKAGFTLEFNDREDGNKGLQSLYGLNLNVATMEPALRYQAIQSGDIQITDAYSTDAELARYDLQVLEDDKHLFPPYQGAPLMKAELLEKHPELEGILNKLAGKITESQMSQMNYQVGIEGKKAENVARDFLVKEGLLKK
- a CDS encoding MarR family winged helix-turn-helix transcriptional regulator, whose protein sequence is MRDNHLIAHHIRLLNGRIFQKLLSQDPEALYRSEQGKILAVLWKSETGCATATDIALVTGLANNTLTTMLKKLEEQGLVTFNQCGSDKRKKYVKLTEQGWAQKEVGHRVSQKLDAIFYKGFSEEEIRQFESYQERILANLKEKEE
- a CDS encoding SatD family protein, whose translation is MLYIALIGDLIESKQLKNRKQAQKDLQDMMAVLNQDYQDYLVSPFTVTTGDEFQALLRPNPEIMQLLDQIALGFPHPIRFGLGLGEIVTDINREQSIGADGPAYWRARAAIEAIHEKNDYGSSRIAVSLGDEELSQAVNTVLAAASFIQSKWNASQREVLERMLMEYIYDENFSHGEIAELLQISPSALSKRLKSSGLKVYLRNRRLAMKMILQAAKEAEQ